Below is a window of Candidatus Sulfotelmatobacter sp. DNA.
GCCGCTGGCGCCGGCGCCGCTCGATCGAATGGTGCGCGCGTGTCTGGCCAAGGATCCCGATCAACGCTGGCAGTCGGCGCACGATCTGGCGATCGCGCTGCGCTGGCCGGCGAGCGAGAGCGGCGCCGCCACCGACAAGCCCGGCGCGGTCGAGCGCCACTTCGTGCTCACCGCCGCGCACGTGCGACAGCTCGCCAACCGCAGCCCCCGGCTGGTCGGCTACCCGGTGAGTTTCATGGACAATCGCGTCGACTCCGACGTGCTGGTGGTGCTGCTGCACGGGGTGGGCGCGGACAACGGCCGCTTCGAGAGCGTGGTCGGGAACTCACGCCAGCGCGCGGTGGCGATCACGCTGGTCGGTTTCGGACGGCGCGAACCCAATCGGCCGATCCTGGGGCTCGACGATCACTCGCGCGTGCTGCGCGTCCTGCTCAAGGAACTGGTGGCCGAGGTGCGCCCCCGGAAGACGTTGCTGGTCGGTCACTCGGCCGGCGCCGATCAGTTCCTGCGCATGCTGCACGACGAGCCCGGCGCCGGCGTCGAGGTCAACGGCCTGGTGGCGCTCGGCCCCAACGTCAGCCTCGCCACCTGCTTCGCCACCCGGCTCTACGCACGGATCGACGCCAGCAATCCGGCCGAGACGCTGATCGCGCTCAAGACGCTCGCCAAGGACATCGACTCGCTCGAGACCTGGCTGGTGGTGCAGAACTACCTGTCGCAGACGTTCATGAAGCTGGGCTCGAGCCTCGAACCGCTCCAGCGCTACGCCGCCGATCTGGTGGCGCCGTTCGAGCAGCCCGGCGACCCGCTGGCCGACTGGTACCGATCGGCGCGGCGGAGGATTCCGCACGTGCGCTTCGTGTTCTCGAACGAGGAAGCGGCCGAGGCCGAGGCGTTGCTGGCGCGCCATCTCGAGACCAACGTGCTGGGCGATGACTTCACCGAGGACTCCTTCGTCCTCGAGCCGGTGCACCACATCGCGCTGCTCGACCCCGAGCTGATCTCGCGCCACATCGAGGCGGTGCTGAAACAGTCGGCGGAGTGAGCGGAGCACCTGCCCAGCGCCACGCCACGACGCCGCAATTCGACATCGCCCGCGTCCCACGAGAACGTGTAGCCTACCGACATGACGAGTTCGGTCGGGTCGGCGCGGACGATATTGCTCGCGTTCTCGATCACAATCGCGATCCTGGTGTGGGCGCTGCGTGATGTCGCCCTGCTGGTCGGCTACGCCGTGCTGGTCGCCTACGCGCTGCTTCCCGTCGTACGAGCACTCGCGGCGATTTCACTCCCGGGCGGGCGACATCTTCCGCGCCGAGTGGCGGCGGCAGCGGTGCTCCTCGCTCTCCTGGGGGTTATCGGCGGCGCGCTGATACTCGCAGCGCCCCGGGTGGTCGCGGACGCGGAACAATTCGCTTCGAGTGCTCCACAGGTGATGGATCGCATGCTACAGAGTCTGCGCGCGATTGCCGCCGAGCGCGGCCTCGGCGATGGGCTCGAATCCTTGATCCGGAGCGTTCGAACCAACTCGGGCGATCTCCTGCGAGGCCTCGGTGGCACGCTCGCCGGAGCGGCGGCCCGCTCGATCGGCGGCCTGAGCTATCTGCTGGGGCTCGCGATCCTCCCGTTGCTGGCGTTCTATCTGTTGGCCGATTCC
It encodes the following:
- a CDS encoding AI-2E family transporter — translated: MTSSVGSARTILLAFSITIAILVWALRDVALLVGYAVLVAYALLPVVRALAAISLPGGRHLPRRVAAAAVLLALLGVIGGALILAAPRVVADAEQFASSAPQVMDRMLQSLRAIAAERGLGDGLESLIRSVRTNSGDLLRGLGGTLAGAAARSIGGLSYLLGLAILPLLAFYLLADSAAVQSNALSFVPLPVRSEIVRLGRSVDRALAAYIRGQAVVCIVMGTAIGIVLSALHHPSAALLGAIAGLAEIIPFLGSAIAAIAIVLAGATVSWSHAVVGVLAYVIVNWVIGTFVTPRVMGRYLKLHPFVVTVSVLAGARLLGPAGALLALPGAAVIQAIIAELAEEDGSLVKNPSA
- a CDS encoding alpha/beta fold hydrolase, giving the protein MPLSVGTRLGPYEVLAPLGSGGMGEVYRARDSRLGREVAVKVLPEHLAIQPEVRSRFEREARAVSALNHPHICVLHDIGHDGGRDYLVMELVDGESLARRLERGALPAAEVMRIGAQIADALDRAHRSGVVHRDLKPGNIMLSKSGAKLMDFGLARVTGHEPAFVGPAGAAAQTHSPTVAQPLTTAGQIVGTFQYMAPEQLEGKEAGARSDLWALGCVLYEMATGRRAFEGASAASLISSIMKDEPRPMAELSPLAPAPLDRMVRACLAKDPDQRWQSAHDLAIALRWPASESGAATDKPGAVERHFVLTAAHVRQLANRSPRLVGYPVSFMDNRVDSDVLVVLLHGVGADNGRFESVVGNSRQRAVAITLVGFGRREPNRPILGLDDHSRVLRVLLKELVAEVRPRKTLLVGHSAGADQFLRMLHDEPGAGVEVNGLVALGPNVSLATCFATRLYARIDASNPAETLIALKTLAKDIDSLETWLVVQNYLSQTFMKLGSSLEPLQRYAADLVAPFEQPGDPLADWYRSARRRIPHVRFVFSNEEAAEAEALLARHLETNVLGDDFTEDSFVLEPVHHIALLDPELISRHIEAVLKQSAE